Proteins co-encoded in one Rattus rattus isolate New Zealand chromosome 5, Rrattus_CSIRO_v1, whole genome shotgun sequence genomic window:
- the Gorasp2 gene encoding Golgi reassembly-stacking protein 2 → MYFILGVPTVPLLPPQVNQSLASVPPMNPAATLPSLMPLSAGLPSLPNLPSLSNFNLPAPHIMPGVGLPELGKPGLPPLPSLPPRNLPGIAPLPMPSDFLPSFPLVPEGSSAASAGEPLSSLPAMGPPSDPVMTTAKADTSSLTVDVMSPASKVPTTVEDRVSDCTPAMEKPVSAVTDASASEAS, encoded by the exons atgtattttattttaggtgtacCGACTGTACCATTGTTGCCGCCACAAGTAAACCAGTCCCTTGCTTCTGTGCCACCAATGAACCCAGCTGCCACATTACCAA GTCTGATGCCTTTGTCAGCAGGGCTGCCTagcctccccaacctccccagcCTCTCCAACTTCAACCTCCCTGCTCCGCACATCATGCCAGGGGTCGGCTTGCCAGAGCTCGGGAAGCCGG GTTTGCCACCTCTTCCGTCCTTGCCTCCCCGAAACTTACCTGGCATTGCACCTCTCCCCATGCCGTCCGACTTCCTCCCGTCATTCCCTTTGGTTCCAGAGGGCTCTTCTGCAGCCAGCGCAGGGGAGCCACTGTCTTCCCTTCCTGCCATGGGCCCACCTTCTGACCCTGTCATGACTACTGCAAAGGCAGACACCTCCTCCctcactgtggatgtgatgtcTCCTGCTTCCAAGGTCCCCACCACTGTTGAGGACAGAGTGAGCGACTGCACCCCAGCCATGGAGAAGCCTGTGTCTGCAGTTACGGATGCAAGTGCTTCTGAGGCTTCTTAA